The following are encoded together in the Mesoplodon densirostris isolate mMesDen1 chromosome 2, mMesDen1 primary haplotype, whole genome shotgun sequence genome:
- the LOC132483091 gene encoding T-lymphocyte surface antigen Ly-9-like: MASPGRQTDGWALQTFSSKPPKSQPHISSPFLWTPLLFLLMGLGASKKDSAPTVVKGILGGSVILSVNISVDTEIEHITWSGPQEALALVDARGKITFIDKSYQGRINVTQNNSLSINKLTLKDAGSYKAQINQKNSEVTTSEKFTLSIYEQLQEPRVTMKSVNMSENASCNITFVCSVKGTGEDVQYYWTSRDPHASESWVGPSLTISWLPCDPNLPYICRAKNPVSQSSSRPVHAWQFCTDLGASRGRPMGETVAGILGESITLSLALPDSQHIDNVVWMFNTSIISKERGKEATANQLIKFKDPNQNTAWVSSQDYSLKIGQLKMEDAGPYHAYVCSNARVASTKHINLSIYRRLKKPKVTGSLGLTEDGVCRVSLTCSVEDSGHNVTYRWNPLQKGAVVSQGGAHLSVSWRSGEKHPSFTCRASNPVSNSSQQFLSRDLCPGCSPVQPDLRALRPERRTALWSGLSLMALFTLLCFGISGWCFWKKKGQCSAPTFSSSQVEAPADTPEYEKLDIFPKTARHVSDSSSDSNGTTEEDEERTEMHQPVNGRDQVCDLVTQEDAGHDSDSEGQAEYYLVTPDDTIPVLAIEGETVYTQVFLDFQRQTPVPQKEERSATIYCSIQKSQKVVPAPQQNDLESPEISTYENVP; encoded by the exons GGCTAGGAGCCTCTAAAAAGGACTCAGCCCCAACAGTGGTGAAAGGGATTCTAGGAGGTTCAGTGATTCTCTCCGTGAACATTTCAGTAGACACAGAAATTGAGCACATCACCTGGAGTGGTCCCCAAGAAGCTTTGGCTTTAgtagatgcaagaggaaagattACCTTTATAGACAAAAGCTACCAGGGGCGAATAAACGTCACCCAGAACAACTCCTTGTCTATCAACAAGCTCACTCTGAAAGATGCAGGATCCTACAAAGCCCAGATAAACCAAAAGAATTCTGAAGTCACCACAAGTGAGAAATTCACCCTGTCTATCTATG AACAGCTGCAGGAGCCCCGAGTCACCATGAAGTCTGTGAACATGTCTGAGAACGCCTCCTGTAACATCACCTTTGTATGCTCCGTGAAGGGGACAGGGGAAGATGTTCAGTACTACTGGACTTCGAGGGATCCCCATGCTTCTGAATCCTGGGTGGGGCCTAGTCTCACCATCTCTTGGTTGCCCTGTGACCCAAACCTGCCATACATCTGCAGAGCCAAGAACCCAGTCAGCCAGAGCAGCTCCCGCCCTGTCCATGCCTGGCAGTTCTGTACAG ATCTAGGAGCTTCCAGAGGAAGACCAATGGGAGAGACAGTGGCGGGGATCCTGGGGGAGTCCATCACCCTGTCCCTGGCGCTTCCAGACAGTCAACACATAGACAACGTTGTCTGGATGTTTAACACCTCTATTATCAGCAAAGAGCGGGGAAAAGAAGCAACAGCCAATCAACTCATTAAGTTCAAGGATCCAAATCAGAACACGGCGTGGGTCTCCAGTCAGGACTACTCCCTAAAGATTGGCCAGTTGAAGATGGAGGATGCCGGCCCCTACCACGCCTATGTGTGCTCAAACGCCAGAGTTGCCAGCACAAAACATATCAACCTGAGCATCTACC GGAGGCTGAAGAAGCCAAAAGTCACTGGGAGCCTCGGGCTCACAGAGGATGGTGTCTGCAGGGTCAGCCTGACATGCTCAGTGGAGGACAGTGGACACAACGTGACATACAGATGGAACCCCTTACAGAAAGGAGCTGTCGTGTCCCAAGGGGGAGCTCACCTCAGCGTCTCCTGGAGAAGTGGAGAAAAACACCCCAGCTTCACATGCAGAGCCAGCAATCCTGTCAGCAACAGCTCCCAGCAGTTTCTTTCTAGGGACCTCTGTCCAGGTTGCTCTCCTGTTCAGCCAGACCTCAGAGCCTTAA GACCTGAGAGAAGGACAGCACTTTGGTCTGGGCTCTCCCTGATGGCTCTTTTCACCCTTCTGTGCTTTGGGATCTCTGGCTGGtgtttttggaagaaaaaaggaCAAT GTTCAGCCCCAACCTTCAGTTCCAGTCAAGTTGAGGCTCCAGCTGACACACCAG AGTATGAGAAGCTGGACATTTTCCCTAAGACTGCCAGGCACGTCTCCGACAGCAGCTCTGACAGCAATGGAACAACTGAGGAGGATGAGGAGAGGACAGAGATGCACCAACCCGTCAATGGaagagaccaggtgtgtgatttgGTCACTCAGGAGGATGCTGGACATGACTCAGACTCTGAGGGGCAAGCAGAGTATTATCTCGTCACTCCAGATGACACGATACCGGTGCTTGCGATTGAAGGGGAAACTGTGTATACACAGGTGTTCCTTGACTTTCAG AGACAGACCCCAGTTCCTCAGAAGGAAGAGAGGTCAGCCACAATCTACTGCTCTATACAGaaatctcagaag GTGGTGCCAGCACCGCAACAGAATGATCTTGAGTCTCCTGAAATATCTACCTATGAAAATGTCCCCTGA